A window of Natrinema versiforme contains these coding sequences:
- a CDS encoding TrkA C-terminal domain-containing protein, with protein sequence MYALVSLIVIISLSMLVVRTGTVALTMTGLSQEVASFQSLSAYSGAGFTTDEAEEITAYPSRRRTVKMLMRLGNVGLVTTIASLVISLTDPVTRSRRLVLLVAACLVLLALARSTWFNELLTPVIERALSRSARFRLRDYTGLLNLDREYRVADIAVDEGEWLAGERLGDLELRSAEGVTILGIERDDGTYIGAPSGEHRIHSGDRVIAYGQEERLRELADRAEDDDAAHEAAKRAHDRQVDQERDLDPKRPLSAIGE encoded by the coding sequence ATGTACGCGCTCGTTTCCCTGATCGTCATCATCTCGCTGTCGATGCTCGTCGTTCGGACGGGGACCGTCGCGCTGACGATGACCGGTCTCTCGCAGGAGGTCGCCTCCTTTCAGTCGCTGTCCGCGTACTCGGGAGCCGGCTTCACGACCGACGAGGCCGAGGAGATCACCGCCTATCCGAGTCGCCGTCGGACCGTCAAGATGCTGATGCGGCTGGGGAACGTCGGACTCGTCACGACGATCGCCTCGCTGGTCATCTCGCTGACCGATCCCGTAACGCGGTCCCGGCGGCTGGTCCTTCTCGTGGCCGCCTGTCTCGTCCTGCTCGCGCTCGCTCGCAGCACGTGGTTCAACGAGTTGCTCACGCCCGTGATCGAGCGGGCGCTGTCGCGGTCCGCCCGGTTCCGACTGCGCGATTACACCGGTCTGCTCAACCTTGACCGGGAGTACCGCGTGGCCGACATCGCCGTCGACGAGGGCGAGTGGCTGGCCGGCGAACGGCTGGGCGACCTCGAGTTGCGCTCGGCGGAGGGGGTGACGATCCTCGGCATCGAGCGCGATGACGGCACCTACATCGGCGCGCCGTCGGGCGAGCACAGGATCCATTCCGGCGATCGCGTCATCGCCTACGGGCAGGAAGAGCGCCTGCGGGAGTTGGCCGACCGAGCCGAGGACGACGACGCGGCTCACGAGGCGGCAAAGCGCGCTCACGACCGACAGGTCGACCAGGAGCGCGATCTCGATCCGAAACGGCCGCTGTCCGCGATTGGGGAGTGA
- a CDS encoding DUF2267 domain-containing protein: protein MERHDFYQSVEQQAALADEADARDATHAVLSALGERLDDTRSQRLDGELPSELGEQLAEGPSGRSLSYDEFLDRVETQTDRADTGDPEAVSQAVVGTLLEHVDEDEADDLRDRLEAFGYEATVPESGPGAGG from the coding sequence ATGGAACGCCACGACTTCTACCAGTCGGTCGAACAGCAGGCGGCTCTCGCCGACGAAGCCGACGCGAGAGACGCGACCCACGCGGTGCTGTCCGCGCTGGGCGAACGGCTGGACGACACTCGCTCACAGCGTCTCGACGGCGAGTTGCCCTCGGAGCTCGGGGAGCAGCTCGCCGAGGGGCCGTCGGGCCGCTCGCTCTCGTACGACGAGTTCCTCGATCGCGTCGAGACGCAGACCGACCGCGCCGATACCGGTGATCCCGAGGCGGTCTCGCAGGCTGTCGTCGGAACGCTGCTCGAGCACGTCGACGAGGACGAGGCCGACGACCTGCGCGACCGACTCGAGGCGTTCGGCTACGAGGCGACCGTCCCGGAGTCGGGGCCCGGCGCGGGGGGCTAA
- a CDS encoding DUF2267 domain-containing protein, translated as MDQEALLETVGDRAAADADEDAATDATRAVLETLGERLSEDEAADLAAQLPGDLSQHLTRGESGQRFSEEEFVSRIDQRMDTVELHGEEAATTVLGTVLEAVDESERAAVVDQFEHYGFEELLAETDADVDAADRTPGEY; from the coding sequence ATGGACCAGGAAGCACTGCTCGAGACGGTGGGCGACCGCGCCGCCGCCGACGCGGACGAGGACGCGGCAACGGACGCGACGCGGGCGGTCCTCGAGACGCTCGGCGAACGGCTGAGCGAGGACGAGGCCGCGGACCTCGCCGCACAACTTCCGGGAGATCTGAGCCAGCACCTCACGCGGGGCGAGTCGGGCCAGCGCTTCTCCGAGGAGGAGTTCGTCTCTCGGATCGACCAGCGCATGGACACCGTCGAGTTACACGGCGAGGAAGCGGCGACGACCGTCCTCGGAACGGTCCTCGAGGCGGTCGACGAGAGCGAGCGCGCGGCCGTCGTCGACCAGTTCGAGCACTACGGCTTCGAGGAACTGCTCGCGGAGACGGACGCGGACGTCGACGCGGCCGATCGCACGCCGGGAGAATACTGA
- a CDS encoding sodium:calcium antiporter, whose protein sequence is MSSRLRHPLVAVIVTLLLTVPWIGTFLSYGGYGTVHPSENIAAGLAVAVAGTAILGAAFLLAWAAETAEKDVPQAFAIAVLAVLAVAPEYAVDALYAWQAGAGSSEAGNLAVANMTGANRILIGLGWSGIALFSIYRATYTADPAVEHRSGTLADVVTLDRAISLEIVFLLVATAFAFLVPLGGGIGMVDTLVLVGLYLLYLLVIIRSDVDETEAHVGVPAYFQGLPTLQRVAVVLFGFAFSGAIIFTAVHPFAEGLEQVGLQYGIPEFFMIQWLAPLASESPELIVVAYLVNKARTTAGFNALISSKLNQWTLLIGTLAVVYSISAGSVGTLPFDSKQVAEIWITAAQSFFAIAILTNFEISTREALAVLGLFVTQVLAEFYVIRAYTEPVVTELSMTILYGYTAVYVLLGLALFVRRRDSVRELLERTALTTRAAIGRGPRPSQTEHAD, encoded by the coding sequence ATGTCGTCTCGGTTACGCCATCCGCTCGTCGCCGTCATCGTCACGCTGCTCTTGACCGTTCCGTGGATCGGGACGTTCCTTTCCTACGGCGGTTACGGAACCGTCCATCCGAGCGAAAACATCGCGGCCGGTCTCGCCGTCGCCGTCGCCGGAACCGCGATCCTCGGCGCGGCGTTCCTGCTTGCGTGGGCGGCCGAAACCGCCGAGAAAGACGTTCCGCAGGCGTTCGCCATCGCGGTGCTGGCAGTCCTAGCCGTGGCTCCCGAATACGCCGTCGACGCGCTGTACGCCTGGCAGGCCGGCGCCGGCTCCAGCGAGGCGGGCAACCTCGCGGTCGCCAACATGACCGGTGCGAACCGGATTCTCATCGGTCTCGGCTGGTCGGGGATCGCGCTGTTCAGCATCTACCGCGCGACGTACACGGCCGATCCGGCGGTCGAACACCGCTCGGGAACCCTCGCGGACGTGGTCACGCTGGACCGCGCGATCTCCCTCGAGATCGTGTTCCTCCTCGTGGCGACGGCCTTTGCGTTTCTCGTCCCGCTGGGCGGCGGTATCGGGATGGTCGATACGCTCGTTCTCGTCGGCCTCTACCTGCTCTACCTCCTCGTGATTATTCGGAGTGACGTCGACGAAACCGAAGCACACGTCGGTGTGCCCGCATACTTCCAGGGCCTTCCCACGCTCCAGCGGGTGGCAGTCGTCCTCTTCGGATTCGCGTTTTCGGGGGCGATCATCTTCACTGCGGTACATCCGTTCGCGGAGGGCCTCGAGCAGGTGGGCCTCCAGTACGGCATCCCCGAGTTCTTCATGATCCAGTGGCTCGCTCCGCTGGCCTCGGAAAGCCCCGAGTTGATCGTCGTCGCCTATCTCGTGAACAAAGCGCGGACGACCGCGGGATTCAACGCGCTCATCTCCTCGAAGCTCAATCAGTGGACGCTGCTCATCGGGACGCTCGCGGTCGTCTACTCGATCTCCGCCGGGAGCGTCGGAACGCTCCCGTTCGATTCGAAGCAGGTCGCAGAGATCTGGATCACCGCGGCCCAGAGCTTCTTCGCGATCGCCATCCTGACGAACTTCGAGATCAGCACCCGCGAGGCGCTCGCGGTGCTCGGACTGTTCGTCACGCAGGTCCTCGCGGAGTTCTACGTCATCCGGGCGTACACCGAGCCGGTCGTGACGGAGCTCAGTATGACCATCCTCTACGGCTACACCGCCGTGTACGTCCTGCTCGGTCTCGCCTTGTTCGTCCGGCGACGCGACAGCGTCCGCGAACTCCTCGAGCGGACCGCGTTGACTACGCGGGCAGCGATCGGTCGAGGGCCCAGACCGTCCCAGACGGAGCACGCGGACTGA
- the uvrB gene encoding excinuclease ABC subunit UvrB, which yields MSDAQGPLQPDRPDVDRPFRVDAPFEPAGDQPEAIEQLADGFQSGMDRQTLLGVTGSGKTNTVSWTVEEIQKPTLVIAHNKTLAAQLYEEFRNLFPDNAVEYFVSYYDYYQPEAYVEQSDTYIDKDASINDEIDRLRHSATRSLLTREDVIVVASVSAIYGLGDPRNYIDMSLRLEVGEEVGRDELLAQLVDLNYERNDVDFTQGTFRVRGDTVEIYPMYGRYAVRVELWGDEIDRMVKVDPLEGTTHGDQQAVLIHPAEHYSIPETKLEQAMDEIRDDLDSRISYFERKGDMIAAQRIEERTTFDLEMMQETGYCSGIENYSLYLSDRESGEAPYTLMDYFPDDFLTVVDESHVTLPQIRGQYAGDKSRKESLVENGFRLPTAYDNRPLTFEEFEEKTDQTLYVSATPSDYEREESERIVEQIVRPTHLVDPAIEVSDASGQVDDLMDRIDDRIDRDERTLVTTLTKRMAEDLTEYLEEAGVDVAYMHDETDTLERHEIIRSLRLGEIDVLVGINLLREGLDIPEVSLVAILDADQEGFLRSETTLVQTMGRAARNVNGEVVLYADEPSNAMESAIEETQRRREIQQEYNEEHGFEPTTIEKEIGETNLPGSKTDTSEVSGRELEDEDDAARYIDELEAQMEEAAGNLEFELAADIRDRIREVREEFELEGSDDGIAPPSEEF from the coding sequence ATGAGTGACGCGCAAGGTCCCCTCCAGCCGGACCGTCCGGATGTCGATCGGCCGTTTCGGGTCGATGCCCCCTTCGAACCCGCGGGCGATCAGCCCGAGGCGATCGAGCAACTAGCCGACGGATTCCAGTCGGGGATGGACAGACAGACCCTGCTCGGCGTGACCGGCTCCGGGAAGACCAACACCGTCTCGTGGACCGTCGAGGAGATTCAGAAGCCGACGCTGGTCATCGCCCACAACAAGACGCTGGCGGCCCAGCTCTACGAGGAGTTCCGGAACCTGTTTCCGGACAACGCCGTCGAGTACTTCGTCTCCTACTACGACTACTACCAGCCCGAGGCCTACGTCGAGCAGAGCGACACCTACATCGACAAGGACGCTTCGATCAACGACGAGATCGACCGCCTGCGCCACTCCGCCACCCGGTCCCTCCTCACGCGCGAGGACGTCATCGTCGTCGCCTCGGTCTCCGCGATCTACGGCCTCGGCGACCCGCGAAACTACATCGACATGTCCCTGCGACTCGAGGTCGGCGAGGAGGTCGGCCGCGACGAGTTACTCGCACAGCTCGTGGACCTGAACTACGAGCGCAACGACGTCGACTTCACGCAGGGCACCTTCCGGGTGCGGGGCGACACCGTCGAGATCTACCCGATGTACGGCCGCTACGCGGTCCGCGTCGAACTCTGGGGCGACGAGATCGATCGCATGGTCAAGGTCGATCCGCTCGAGGGGACGACCCACGGCGACCAGCAGGCGGTGTTGATCCACCCCGCGGAGCACTACTCGATTCCGGAGACGAAACTCGAGCAGGCGATGGACGAGATCCGCGACGATCTGGACTCCCGGATCTCCTACTTCGAGCGGAAAGGCGACATGATCGCGGCCCAGCGCATCGAAGAGCGAACGACCTTCGACCTCGAGATGATGCAGGAGACGGGCTACTGTTCGGGGATCGAGAACTACTCGCTGTACCTCTCCGACCGCGAGTCGGGCGAGGCCCCCTACACCCTCATGGACTACTTCCCCGACGACTTCCTGACCGTGGTCGACGAGTCCCACGTGACTCTCCCCCAGATCCGGGGCCAGTACGCCGGCGACAAGTCCCGGAAGGAATCGCTGGTCGAGAACGGCTTCCGGCTACCGACCGCCTACGACAACCGCCCGCTCACCTTCGAGGAGTTCGAGGAAAAGACCGACCAGACGCTGTACGTCAGCGCGACGCCAAGCGACTACGAGCGCGAGGAGAGCGAGCGGATCGTCGAACAGATCGTTCGGCCGACCCACCTCGTCGACCCGGCGATCGAGGTGTCGGACGCCAGCGGACAGGTCGACGACCTCATGGACCGCATCGACGACCGGATCGACCGCGACGAGCGCACTCTCGTCACCACCCTCACCAAGCGCATGGCCGAGGACCTGACCGAGTACCTCGAGGAAGCGGGCGTCGACGTGGCCTACATGCACGACGAGACCGACACCTTGGAGCGCCACGAGATCATCCGCTCGTTGCGATTGGGTGAAATCGACGTGCTCGTCGGGATCAACCTCCTGCGGGAGGGACTGGACATCCCCGAGGTCTCGCTGGTCGCGATCCTCGACGCCGATCAGGAGGGCTTTCTGCGCTCCGAGACGACGCTCGTCCAGACGATGGGCCGGGCGGCCCGGAACGTCAACGGCGAGGTCGTCCTCTACGCCGACGAGCCATCCAACGCGATGGAATCCGCGATCGAGGAGACCCAGCGCCGCCGCGAGATCCAGCAGGAATACAACGAGGAACACGGCTTCGAACCGACCACGATCGAGAAGGAGATCGGCGAGACCAATCTGCCCGGGTCGAAGACCGACACCAGCGAGGTCTCCGGTCGGGAACTAGAAGACGAGGACGACGCCGCCCGCTACATCGACGAACTCGAGGCCCAGATGGAGGAAGCCGCGGGCAACCTCGAGTTCGAATTGGCCGCTGATATTCGCGACCGGATTCGCGAAGTGCGCGAGGAGTTCGAACTCGAGGGCAGCGATGATGGAATTGCGCCGCCGAGCGAAGAATTCTAG
- a CDS encoding PQQ-binding-like beta-propeller repeat protein — protein sequence MGSTSSESPSVAWRYDAPDIQAIDGDETQTVIATEREIVGLDRANGEVAWRHRVGSITGLERDESGYYGHGDGGVVAIDRSSGAKRWQVDERYTSLHRAESALVCYDFDDRKTVGFDPETGDRLWTWDGGAVDAYTATFGIVTDEEYRGVDLNDGTTEWRFRAGQGSLVEAVADENIVLSIPDDSSGEFLALVDGGTEQWRFEAPAVRSWDCGVIDGTVYAATKTETEPRRLHAIDFESGRERWSTELDSEFDISEVEPVAAVDEAVLVSTPWTTGNLTGWKQRLPTTAWIDRSTGTVDWTESGRGVVTTTSELIVLAHGDGTFVGRRPDGTVAWEDGLSVTVQSKSHSADEFVYAPLEVLALEDAFVAASAGSNRVEKWDSNTGTQRWALSLEAAIDTLLEVDGDVYALAEGAIAAIRTD from the coding sequence ATGGGATCGACCAGTTCCGAGTCGCCGTCAGTCGCGTGGCGGTACGACGCGCCGGACATCCAAGCTATCGATGGCGACGAAACGCAGACAGTCATCGCTACCGAGCGGGAGATCGTCGGCCTCGATCGAGCGAACGGTGAGGTCGCATGGCGGCACCGAGTCGGGTCGATTACCGGCCTCGAACGTGACGAGTCGGGGTACTACGGCCACGGCGACGGCGGCGTCGTCGCCATCGATCGCTCGAGCGGTGCGAAACGCTGGCAGGTCGACGAACGGTACACCTCCCTCCATCGAGCCGAATCGGCGCTCGTCTGTTACGACTTCGACGACCGGAAGACCGTCGGGTTCGACCCGGAAACGGGAGATCGACTGTGGACGTGGGACGGGGGCGCGGTCGACGCGTACACCGCTACGTTCGGGATCGTCACCGACGAGGAGTACAGGGGCGTCGACTTGAACGACGGGACCACCGAGTGGCGGTTTCGGGCCGGTCAAGGGAGCCTGGTGGAAGCCGTCGCCGACGAGAACATCGTGCTGTCGATACCCGACGACTCGTCGGGGGAATTCCTCGCGCTCGTCGACGGCGGCACCGAACAGTGGCGATTCGAAGCCCCCGCAGTCCGCAGTTGGGACTGCGGTGTGATCGACGGGACGGTGTACGCCGCTACCAAGACCGAAACCGAGCCGCGCCGCCTCCACGCGATCGACTTCGAGTCCGGACGGGAACGGTGGTCGACGGAACTGGACAGCGAGTTCGACATCTCGGAGGTGGAACCGGTGGCCGCCGTCGACGAAGCGGTCCTCGTGAGTACGCCGTGGACGACTGGGAACCTGACCGGCTGGAAGCAACGCCTTCCGACGACCGCGTGGATCGATCGGTCGACGGGAACGGTCGATTGGACCGAATCCGGTCGCGGCGTCGTCACGACGACGTCAGAACTGATCGTTCTGGCCCACGGAGACGGGACGTTCGTCGGACGCCGACCGGACGGAACCGTCGCGTGGGAGGACGGGCTGTCCGTCACAGTGCAGTCGAAGAGCCACAGTGCCGACGAGTTCGTCTACGCACCGCTGGAAGTCCTCGCGCTCGAGGACGCGTTCGTCGCGGCGTCGGCCGGCAGTAACAGAGTGGAAAAGTGGGACAGTAACACGGGCACGCAGCGCTGGGCCCTCTCGCTCGAGGCCGCTATCGACACGTTACTCGAGGTAGACGGCGACGTCTACGCCCTCGCCGAGGGAGCGATCGCCGCGATTCGGACGGACTGA
- a CDS encoding putative manganese transporter, which produces MNELLTVLLESLRDGYVQVSAFVAVTVLAFGLLQYWTDGAVIAAIEDNERLQVLFGGLLGLTPGCGGAIVVMPLYVRGTVSFGTVVATLGATAGDSAFVILALAPEAALYAYAIAFVASVATGYLVDSVGLGVSRIDAAVAHLSPDATPDGGAVVNGGVGPNPAHDYGGPAPTHAHETGPDRRSRVLTPLSHLAHVAWWAIAVAGLVLGTLYLLRGGPEVPITLGVGFDGLFTVVGIVGSALSLYLYAIGRHYVGEGEIARARDSFGSVYDTLTHAAMETSFVTVWVLAAFLLYEYGVLLTGVNVASLAAAAGVLAPIGGAVVGLIPGCGPQILLASVYAGGELPFSALTANAICQDGDALFPLLAVDAKAAIVASIYNFLPAVVVGVALHFLWGPVFGMAEFGFGVL; this is translated from the coding sequence ATGAACGAGCTTCTAACGGTTCTCCTCGAGTCGCTGCGGGACGGCTACGTGCAGGTGAGTGCGTTCGTCGCCGTGACGGTGCTCGCGTTCGGGCTGCTCCAGTACTGGACCGACGGGGCCGTGATCGCCGCGATCGAGGACAACGAGCGACTGCAGGTGCTGTTTGGCGGCCTGCTCGGGCTCACGCCCGGCTGTGGCGGCGCGATCGTCGTCATGCCGCTGTACGTCCGCGGGACGGTCAGTTTCGGCACCGTCGTCGCGACGCTGGGCGCGACCGCGGGTGACTCGGCGTTCGTCATCCTCGCGCTGGCTCCCGAAGCGGCGCTGTACGCCTACGCCATCGCCTTCGTCGCCTCCGTCGCGACCGGCTACCTCGTCGATTCGGTTGGGCTGGGCGTCTCGAGAATCGACGCCGCCGTCGCGCACCTCTCGCCCGACGCGACCCCGGACGGCGGAGCAGTGGTCAACGGCGGCGTCGGGCCGAACCCCGCCCACGACTACGGCGGCCCGGCACCGACCCACGCCCACGAAACGGGACCGGATCGACGCTCTCGAGTGCTCACGCCGCTCTCCCATCTCGCACACGTCGCGTGGTGGGCCATCGCCGTCGCGGGACTCGTCCTCGGCACGCTCTACCTGCTCCGCGGCGGCCCCGAGGTACCGATCACGCTCGGCGTCGGCTTCGACGGTCTGTTCACCGTCGTCGGCATCGTCGGCTCCGCGCTGTCGCTGTACCTCTACGCGATCGGCCGCCACTACGTCGGCGAAGGGGAGATCGCCCGCGCTCGAGACTCCTTCGGGTCGGTCTACGACACGCTCACCCACGCGGCGATGGAGACGAGCTTCGTCACCGTCTGGGTGCTCGCGGCCTTCCTGCTCTACGAGTACGGCGTCCTCCTGACCGGGGTGAACGTCGCCAGCCTCGCCGCGGCGGCCGGCGTCCTCGCCCCGATCGGCGGCGCGGTCGTCGGGCTGATCCCCGGCTGCGGCCCGCAGATCCTGCTGGCGAGCGTCTACGCCGGGGGCGAGCTCCCCTTCTCCGCGCTCACCGCCAACGCGATCTGTCAGGACGGGGACGCCCTGTTCCCGCTGCTGGCCGTCGACGCCAAGGCGGCGATCGTCGCCTCGATCTACAACTTCCTACCTGCCGTCGTCGTCGGCGTCGCGCTCCACTTCCTGTGGGGGCCTGTCTTCGGCATGGCGGAGTTCGGCTTCGGCGTGTTGTAA
- the nrfD gene encoding NrfD/PsrC family molybdoenzyme membrane anchor subunit, translated as MGTKTPSEADILRPIGQVSKTYFILVAVAGLAFVAFLIGWAFQLQRGLAVTGLGDWGSGGGATWGVYIGAFIWWVGIAHGGIILSAAVRLLGMDRYMPVARLAELLTIAGLSAAGFYIIVHLGRPDRMVTSVLGHYHVTVHASPLVWDVTVITAYFVLTATYLSLTLRYDISRLRDQLPDRLGPIYSLMTIGYTEREDAAVERMVWWLALAIIIMAPLLLHGGVIPWLFAVIPTMPTWFGGVQGPQFLTIALTSAISGVILLSFVFRRAYDWEHIITDDIFRGLLLWLGFFCLLFLWLQLQQNITGLFTAPVDLTHAAVARATTPIYVFAMSLVFVVLAYIFAQSIRPELFTKRRAAVSGIAVLTATIIEKVLFVVEGFLHPTFDIYHATPGVYVPSLIEILSIIGTIGMVGLFFLTVAKVFPVVELHAIEHLRDDHE; from the coding sequence ATGGGGACGAAAACGCCCAGCGAGGCCGACATCTTGCGACCGATCGGACAGGTATCGAAAACGTATTTCATACTGGTCGCGGTCGCGGGACTGGCCTTCGTCGCCTTCCTGATCGGCTGGGCCTTCCAGTTACAGCGGGGACTGGCCGTCACCGGCCTCGGCGACTGGGGGAGCGGGGGCGGCGCGACGTGGGGAGTGTACATCGGCGCGTTCATCTGGTGGGTCGGCATCGCCCACGGCGGCATTATCCTCTCGGCCGCGGTCAGGCTGTTGGGCATGGACCGCTACATGCCCGTCGCGCGACTCGCCGAGTTGCTGACGATCGCCGGGCTCTCGGCGGCCGGCTTTTACATCATCGTCCACCTCGGCCGGCCGGACCGGATGGTCACGAGCGTCCTCGGCCACTATCACGTGACGGTCCACGCATCGCCGTTGGTATGGGACGTGACCGTCATCACGGCCTACTTCGTCCTGACGGCGACCTATCTCTCGCTCACCTTACGCTACGATATCAGCCGACTGCGCGATCAGCTCCCGGACCGGCTCGGTCCGATCTACAGTCTCATGACGATCGGCTACACCGAGAGAGAAGACGCGGCCGTCGAACGGATGGTCTGGTGGCTCGCGCTCGCGATCATCATCATGGCACCGCTCTTGCTCCACGGCGGCGTGATTCCGTGGCTGTTCGCCGTGATTCCGACCATGCCGACGTGGTTCGGGGGCGTCCAAGGGCCGCAGTTCCTCACCATCGCGCTGACCTCGGCGATCAGCGGCGTGATCCTCCTCTCCTTTGTGTTCCGTCGCGCCTACGACTGGGAACACATCATCACCGACGACATCTTCCGCGGGTTGCTCCTGTGGCTGGGCTTCTTCTGTCTGCTCTTCCTGTGGCTGCAGCTCCAGCAGAACATCACCGGGCTGTTCACGGCTCCCGTCGATCTCACACACGCCGCGGTCGCCAGAGCCACCACCCCCATCTACGTCTTCGCGATGAGTCTGGTCTTCGTCGTGCTCGCCTACATCTTCGCGCAGTCGATCCGCCCGGAACTGTTCACCAAGCGCCGAGCCGCCGTCTCCGGGATCGCGGTCCTCACCGCGACGATCATCGAGAAGGTGCTGTTCGTCGTCGAGGGCTTTCTGCACCCGACGTTCGACATCTACCACGCGACGCCCGGCGTCTACGTCCCGAGCCTGATCGAGATCTTGTCGATCATCGGCACGATCGGAATGGTCGGACTCTTCTTCCTCACCGTCGCCAAAGTGTTCCCCGTCGTCGAGCTTCACGCGATCGAACACCTCCGGGACGATCACGAATAG
- a CDS encoding GNAT family N-acetyltransferase: MEIRPATLDDRDRIRAVARETWHETYDELDAETIDETIDEWYGDEALETALSKPGTAFLVAEKREAQRASETDGKIVGFTHGVVSEEEGDVLRMSVHPDHQGEGIGTALYERLREDLRDFNMERMRAIDLASNDGGREFYEQHGFELTDEDDVEIGGERRREVVYTLEL, from the coding sequence ATGGAGATCAGACCCGCGACTCTCGACGACCGCGACCGGATCAGGGCCGTCGCCCGCGAGACGTGGCACGAGACCTACGACGAACTCGACGCCGAGACGATCGACGAAACCATCGACGAGTGGTACGGCGACGAGGCGCTCGAGACGGCGCTGTCGAAACCGGGAACCGCTTTTCTCGTCGCAGAGAAGCGCGAGGCGCAACGCGCCTCGGAAACGGACGGCAAAATCGTCGGCTTCACCCACGGCGTCGTCTCCGAGGAAGAAGGGGACGTACTCCGCATGTCCGTCCATCCCGATCATCAGGGGGAGGGGATCGGCACCGCGCTGTACGAGCGGCTGCGCGAGGACCTCCGGGACTTCAACATGGAGCGGATGCGCGCGATCGACCTCGCCTCGAACGACGGCGGCCGGGAGTTCTACGAGCAACACGGCTTCGAACTGACCGACGAGGACGACGTCGAGATCGGCGGCGAGCGGCGACGGGAAGTGGTCTACACGCTCGAGTTGTAG
- a CDS encoding multidrug transporter translates to MARSLGRNSSPLLTAIGLAVALVAIVGTQVLGWEWGSGQLLPTIIGVAAAVIAVFVFLNRR, encoded by the coding sequence ATGGCGCGTTCGCTCGGTCGAAACTCGTCCCCGCTACTCACGGCGATCGGCCTCGCCGTCGCGCTCGTGGCGATCGTCGGCACGCAGGTCCTCGGGTGGGAGTGGGGCTCCGGACAGCTCCTCCCGACGATCATCGGCGTCGCGGCCGCCGTAATCGCCGTCTTCGTCTTCCTCAATCGGCGCTGA
- a CDS encoding TRC40/GET3/ArsA family transport-energizing ATPase, which produces MTDCIFYGGKGGVGKTTCAAATGLSLAAAERETLVVSTDPAHSLADSLEAEIGPEPTELEGALEAVDGADSDPAGGLWAVEVDPETQRERYEKLARTLAADLRSAGISLSDAEVERLFATGAPAGSDEIAALDLLVEYVDAGEWDTVVFDTAPTGHTLRLFEMPEVMGLALETAHSLRGQAKRIGNAARTAVLGPMSMMTGTSDDEEESLAAFRDRLERARDLLVDPERTEFRVVLVPESMAIAETERLVERLRETGVPVERLVVNRVLKDPHDGCPRCRSRRDRHEERLAEIRTAFPDLVVATLPALEGEVQGRESLAAIARRLPD; this is translated from the coding sequence ATGACCGACTGCATCTTCTACGGCGGCAAGGGCGGCGTCGGTAAGACGACCTGTGCGGCCGCGACCGGCCTCTCGTTGGCCGCCGCCGAGCGAGAGACGCTCGTCGTCTCCACCGATCCGGCCCACTCGCTCGCGGACTCGCTCGAGGCCGAGATCGGCCCGGAGCCGACCGAACTGGAGGGGGCGCTCGAGGCGGTCGACGGGGCCGACTCGGACCCCGCGGGCGGCCTCTGGGCCGTCGAAGTCGATCCCGAGACCCAACGAGAGCGCTACGAGAAACTGGCACGGACGCTGGCCGCGGACCTCCGCAGCGCCGGGATCAGTCTCTCGGACGCGGAAGTCGAGCGGCTCTTCGCGACGGGTGCGCCGGCCGGCAGCGACGAGATCGCGGCGCTCGATCTGCTGGTCGAGTACGTCGACGCCGGCGAGTGGGATACCGTCGTCTTCGACACCGCACCGACGGGCCACACCCTGCGACTGTTCGAGATGCCCGAGGTGATGGGGCTGGCACTCGAGACGGCACACTCGCTGCGCGGCCAGGCAAAGCGGATCGGAAACGCGGCCCGGACGGCGGTCCTCGGACCGATGTCGATGATGACCGGCACCAGCGACGACGAAGAGGAGAGTCTCGCGGCGTTTCGGGACCGCCTCGAGCGCGCACGCGACCTGCTCGTCGATCCCGAGCGAACCGAGTTCCGCGTCGTGCTCGTCCCGGAATCGATGGCCATCGCGGAGACGGAACGCCTCGTCGAGCGACTCCGCGAGACCGGCGTGCCGGTCGAACGGCTGGTCGTGAACCGGGTGCTCAAGGACCCCCACGACGGCTGCCCGCGCTGTCGGTCGCGGCGGGACCGCCACGAGGAGCGGCTGGCGGAGATCCGAACGGCGTTTCCGGACCTCGTGGTCGCGACACTGCCGGCTCTCGAGGGGGAGGTGCAAGGACGCGAGTCGCTTGCGGCGATCGCCCGGCGGTTGCCGGACTGA